From a region of the bacterium genome:
- a CDS encoding DUF177 domain-containing protein gives MKNVLNIPLASLKQGQNKLSFKLLPQDIALRPREVAENPSFEFFVGPVEVSLSITRSGQRLIVAGSVSYRARLECAYCGCEYECDLSEPLAAEFLSCDDAGVETDRNAECEGEGGLHGSWLDLLPMVHDAIHLAVPIAPRCRPDCRGICAACGADLNKGQCRCVPADEAGTGAGLRSV, from the coding sequence GTGAAGAACGTATTGAACATACCGCTCGCTTCGCTGAAGCAGGGGCAGAACAAGCTGAGCTTCAAGCTGCTGCCGCAAGACATTGCCCTGCGACCGCGGGAGGTGGCGGAGAATCCTTCGTTCGAGTTCTTCGTGGGCCCGGTAGAAGTATCGCTTTCGATAACCCGCAGCGGCCAGCGACTGATAGTGGCGGGTTCGGTTTCCTACCGTGCCAGGCTCGAGTGCGCGTACTGCGGTTGCGAGTATGAGTGCGACCTGAGCGAGCCACTGGCGGCCGAATTCCTGAGTTGCGACGATGCGGGTGTGGAGACCGACCGGAACGCCGAGTGCGAAGGTGAGGGCGGCCTGCATGGCAGCTGGCTTGACCTGCTGCCGATGGTGCACGACGCAATCCACCTGGCCGTGCCGATCGCACCACGCTGCCGTCCGGATTGCCGCGGAATCTGTGCGGCGTGCGGCGCGGATCTTAACAAGGGTCAATGCCGGTGCGTACCCGCGGATGAAGCGGGCACCGGCGCGGGGCTGCGTTCAGTTTGA